Proteins from a genomic interval of Oncorhynchus clarkii lewisi isolate Uvic-CL-2024 chromosome 13, UVic_Ocla_1.0, whole genome shotgun sequence:
- the LOC139424043 gene encoding mitochondrial adenyl nucleotide antiporter SLC25A23-like isoform X2 encodes MLSTKGVLIVRESDTNHDGLLDFEEFSQYLWAHEKELRLMFHTLDRNHDGRIDVGEIQQSLHNLGLEVSTEHAIKILQSMDRDGTMTINWSEWRDHFLFNPLHNMEGIAHYWKHSLMFDIGEHMTVPPEFSQQERQSGVVWRQLVAGAMAGAVSRTGTAPLDRLKVFLQVHGSSSRGINLWTGLRGMVQEGGVRALWRGNGINVLKIAPESAIKFMAYEQIKWLIRGRNEAGTLRVQERFIAGSLAGATAQTIIYPMEVLKTRLTLRKTGQYSGIVDCARQILRKEGVRAFYRGYVPNTLGIIPYAGIDLAVYETLKNAWLQRYSKGSADPGVLVLLGCGTVSSTCGQLASYPLALIRTRMQAQASTEGGPKLSMVDQFKHIILHDGVPGLYRGIAPNFLKVIPAVSISYVVYEHMKKALGVKS; translated from the exons ATAGTGCGTGAGAGTGACACCAACCATGATGGCTTGCTTGACTTTGAGGAGTTCTCTCAGTACCTGTGGGCCCACGAGAAGGAACTGCGGCTCATGTTCCACACACTGGACCGCAACCATGACG GGCGCATTGATGTCGGGGAGATTCAACAATCGCTGCACAACCTGGGACTGGAGGTGTCCACAGAACACGCCATCAAAATactgcagag TATGGACAGGGACGGCACCATGACTATCAACTGGAGTGAGTGGCGAGATCACTTCCTGTTTAACCCTCTTCACAACATGGAGGGCATCGCCCACTACTGGAAACACTCTCTG ATGTTTGACATCGGAGAGCACATGACAGTGCCGCCAGAGTTTTCCCAACAAGAGCGCCAGTCGGGGGTAGTGTGGAGGCAGCTGGTTGCCGGGGCGATGGCAGGGGCGGTGTCACGTACAGGAACCGCCCCCCTCGACCGTCTCAAGGTCTTCCTACAG GTGCATGGCTCCAGCTCTAGGGGGATCAACCTGTGGACGGGGCTGAGGGGGATGGTCCAGGAGGGGGGTGTACGAGCCCTCTGGAGGGGCAACGGCATCAACGTCCTCAAAATAGCCCCAGAGTCTGCCATTAAGTTCATGGCCTACGAACAG ATCAAGTGGTTGATCCGGGGCAGAAATGAAGCGGGTACTCTGCGGGTGCAGGAGAGGTTCATCGCTGGCTCTCTGGCTGGAGCCACTGCACAGACCATCATCTACCCTATGGAG GTGCTGAAGACTCGTCTGACCCTGAGGAAGACTGGCCAGTACTCTGGCATTGTAGACTGTGCCCGTCAGATCCTGAGGAAGGAGGGGGTGCGAGCCTTCTACAGGGGCTACGTGCCCAACACACTTGGCATCATACCGTATGCTGGCATTGACCTGGCCGTCTACgag ACTCTGAAGAATGCCTGGCTCCAGCGGTACAGTAAGGGCTCTGCTGACCCGGGGGTGTTGGTACTGCTGGGCTGTGGTACTGTGTCTAGTACCTGTGGACAACTGGCCTCCTACCCCCTGGCTCTCATTAGAACACGTATGCAGGCCCAGG CCTCCACTGAGGGCGGGCCCAAGCTGTCCATGGTCGATCAGTTCAAGCACATCATATTACATGACGGGGTACCTGGGCTCTACCGCGGCATCGCCCCCAACTTCCTGAAGGTTATTCCTGCTGTCAGCATCTCGTACGTGGTATACGAACACATGAAGAAGGCTCTGGGAGTGAAATCGtaa